The Magallana gigas chromosome 6, xbMagGiga1.1, whole genome shotgun sequence genome includes the window cctaGAATCAAACTTATTACTTTCCcaatatttttgtgaaattatcTCCAAtcagtagaaaaaaattaatgtttctaaaaatatgaatttttgtttaaGAATAACAAATGAAATTCTATGTAATGTGCCTTGTTgagaaatatatcaaataaacatttgtatcaTGTACATGGAAACTGGAAATGTTATGTAGGCAGGGAAACATATGTTTTTTGCAGCCTTTTTCATTCgaacaataaaaattcaaatggtacaaaatgttttaaacttctAATAAACATTGCcacaatattaaattttcttttatttaaatttcaggGCCATTGCCGTGGCATCCAGGAAGTATAGAAACTAAAAACTTTCAAAAGTCTATAGAACCTATACAGGGGTTTATGAATATCCAAGAGTATTCTTACTCATTTCATACTGGGAGTGGACTTCATCGAAAACACAAAACTAGCAGTAGAAGTTATACAGGAAATCGGTCAAAATGGCCACAGTCAACATCAACAGCGAAGTCACTGACCCTTTCTACCGCTATAAGATGCCTAGGCTCATAGCCAAGGTTGTTTTTTGTTGCTGATTAGTACatgaattttttattcttaaaaaataaagctGACACTTTTGCATGGTTAATGAATGTTGAAGGAAATCATATTTCtagcaatatttatataatttaatagaatttattattttttgggaATTGCAGGTTGAAGGCAAGGGGAATGGGATTAAAACTGTAATTGTGAATATGTCTGAAATTGCTAAGGCATTATCAAGACCACCAACATGTAAgttattttaagttttgttaTACTTTGAATGCAACAATTGTATAATAATTGTTACCTGTGaagtaaaaatgtaattatttgacTTGAACATTTTTTACTCTCATGATAGATCCAACAAAGTTTTTTGGATGTGAATTAGGAGCACAAACCATGTTCGACTTCAAAAATGAACGCTTTATTGTCAATGGTTCTCATGATGCCAGCAAGCTTCAGCAGCTTTTGGATGGCTTTATCAAACGTTTTGTACTGTGTCCTGAGTGTTCAAACCCAGAAACTCAATTGGTAAGTCTCTTCCAGATGATGATTGTTTCTTTTCTGTTagtttcttttaaagtttaggTTCAGGGTTCACACATGATTGATATGATACAcataatgcatatttatttgaCACAAGGTTGGAGGGGGGATGAATTAAAGAaccatttatatttcatttcttattgaaTTCAAAACTGTTTAAGTCAACTAAACctattcatttgtttttgtaGACTGCTTCTCAGAAAAAACAGACCATCTCACAACGTTGCATTGCATGTGGTTACACTGGTATGATTGATATGAGGCATAAACTGACCACATTTATTCTGAAAAATCCTCCTGATCAGGTAAGTTccattattttatgaaattattttatgtGTAAGGTTTTCATTCTATGTAGATAATTAGTGAACAATGACATGTGCAATTGCAAATATTCACTCGATCTACAGGATCCTGCTGCTACACCTACTAAGCAGACCAAGAAAGACAAGAAGAATAAGAAGGCAGTGAATGGAGAGAAGAAGGATGATAGGTCTAGCCCTGAGGCCAATGCACAGGAGCAGATGGCTGCCCAGAGAGCCACTGGAGGGGAACTAACTGCTCCCCCAGTTGTGGTAAGCACTTTAACTGTGATGTTACTtgacttatttatttatttatttttttcttatattaaacatcttcatttaaaattaagaaagtgTTTTCATTTTGTGAAAGTTATTTAGATATATGTGCTGTAACAACTTTGTTTGATTTGTAGGAAACCAGTAAGAATGAAGATGATGATTGGGGTGAAGACTTCAGCGAAGAGGCAGTGAAAAAGAGGATGGAAGAACTCAGCGATGCAGCTAAACAGATGGCCTTTACTGATGATTTAGAAAAGACCCAGGAAGAAAGACTCAACATGTTCTACAAATTTGTTGAGGTAAGAAAATTTTTGTATGAACATAGGGAGAGggggcatttttttttaaaaggagttGTAtaatttcaaacacattttgaatatttgttttcagtTGAAACGCGAGACTTTTGCTGGAGGAGGAGACAAAGAAGTGGTTGCCGAGGCTGAACGCTTAGAGATTAAGGACAAGGCACCTCTGATATTGGTGGAGGCACTTTTTGATGTCAAAGTCCTAACTCAGCTGAAGCAGCACCGTAATCTGCTGCTTAGGGTAAGCTTTcacttcaatttattttattgaaaacagaaGTTAACGCTGGTTgttggaaatatttttatatgacatTTTGTGATTTAGCTTTTGTTTAATGTGACTGGATTGTTCACAGTTTTGCCATGAAAACACTAAAGCGCAAAAGTATCTGTTGGGAGGAATTGAGCAGTTGGTTGGAAATGTACACAAGGAAGAGCTTCTGCCTAAAGTTCCACATATCCTGAAAGCATTATATGATCTAGATATTGTTGATGAAGAAGTGTTGCTGGACTGGGACAAGAaggtttgtttaaatttgaaatgcaCACACTTAAAATCTAGGAAGTTTAGGTAATGAAAGATTTTTGAGgggaaaaaaattacacaaaatatatttatggtTTTATTAAAAAGGTGTCAAAGAAGTATGTTGACAAAAAGATTTCAACTGAGATCCACGAAAAAGCAGCTCCTTTCATCAATTGGCTGAAGGAGGCAGAAGAGGATGACTCTGAGGAAGATGAGGAAGACCATGTGGAGGTAAGACTAAGAGGCATAACTGTTgggtaattttaaaattttaaaaagtgtgtTGATACTCAAAACTTCAATGTCAAAAGAAATAGAGTGTGTTTATGTATgttgatttgtttttcatttttacaggTGGTATACTCAAATTTTGAGAAAGTTGGTCAGCAAGAAGTGCCCAAGCCAGCAAAGGCCGCCCCTCCACAGGAAGAGGAAGACGAAGATGATGATCTGGATATTGATGATATCTAAGGATATCAGTGATATCTAAGATCACACACATATACTCTGCTCTCTTTTAGGAAATTCTTCattccactaatataaaaatgtatgcttTGTGATAGCTGAAATATCAGCAGTGGCTGTAGATTCATTCATGACTCAAGATAGAAGAACTTTTGAAAGACTTGTGACTTTTCCTttcttattttgaatattatatcTAATTGTTTGTGGGTAAAGGATTACTATTGGCTTCTTTTTAGCAAATGCATTATTCAGTTTTTACATGCCTTTTGAATTTTATGGACAGGGCATCTTGTTTGTTTTCTATTCTGTGCTGGTTGAGGCATAGAAGAAAATTTTATCTGTGTTAGAATAACTTTCTGCAATCCACAAATTAAAGAAACTGATGTTGATTGTCACTTGTCATAGTTTGATTTTCTGAAACTAGACAACTAGATTTCACGTAGGTTTGTTTCTCTGATTTTTActgatttctttatttaatatttaaaaattatttttatagcattcttctctttttttgtttgatattttatttaatcttttcaTTATTTGTGTATGAATATATGCATGATATCTgtaatatattttgtgtttatagATTCACATACTGATCTTGTAcatgtgctatgtttaaactGTTGTATTCAAGGAAAAAATGCTTCAATGAATCTACTGCTATCTATAAATTGATATCTCTAGTTTCGCTGAGTTCTCTTTGTCATGTAGGGTCTAGTCACTCAATGCAATTACAACTATCACATATTGCTAGCATGATTGAATGTTTCATAACGGTCTCTTATTGGTAGAGTAAAACAGTGCAAAATTACCATAGGAAGTCATCAAGTAACCTTATGGTTCAAAGGAAGGAATTATAATACAAAATTACCATAGGAAGTCATCGAGTAACCTTATGGTTCAAAGGATGAAACTATAATGCATTCCTTGGGGTGCAAGATTGCGCAACTTTAAAACTAAGTTTTTGTTATATGGTTCTTTACAGTGGTATGAATAACGGGTTACGGGTTTTAAACCCCTTCCACAAATTTTCAcagtttaataaattaaattattcttgTTTTAGTTCCAAGAAAACAAGCAATCAATTTCGATAAAGATGAAAACCAAAGTTGAAAATCCTTCTCTCCGTCAGCCTCGCTCATGAAATACGACAAAATATCGACATGTTAGATTTCATCGATGTGTAGACTATGTAATATTATGCAACGTTCGTTGATCATCCCGGTTGTACATCTATAATCAACACAGACAAGCTGATTAGTTTATGTGTAAAACAGTGATAGCATTATAAACCAACAGAGAAAATTAATCTAAATGTAAAAGATGAAGAACAGACTTCTTTATAGGATTAAGCAATTTATATATGAGAATAATGCAGACAACCTTGACAAGATTTTATTCCATGTGCAAAAATGAAACATGCCCATACATACATTAGTTTTGTTAGAGGTTTATAGaaatgtcactacatgtattgtaaatacGTATTAATAAATGATTAGAATGCATGCACTTTTCATTTCTCTTTTCTCCGTTTAAACCCTTTAATTTTTGAATGCTATATTTGTATAAGTGTTTTATGTGATTGGTAAAGAGTGAAAAGAACACAAAATCCGTTTTGCGTAATTTTTTCCttgataatttatttgaacCAAACAGATTAAAACGAAAAAGGAACCATATGCCGATACCTTTACAAATCATACATATCTCGCTGCGTGGTTACCTGCTCGGTCAATTGTTTTATcgtaaaattaacatttttcatcGGAAACGTGCATCTCAACAGCCGTATTTTGTAAATTATCGGAGGGTTcgcttcaaaacaaaaataaaggtACATCAATCGTACGTCAAAAACATGAGAAACAGCAAGAGTTTGGGGTTGGGGGTTGTTACCAACGTTTTTCCTTCACAATCGTCATTTTCAGAACAATCAATAGAAAGTACAAAGACCTcgttcattcattcatttattctgATCCCAAACAGTGACCATCTTGTACTACGATGTACAGAgattataatttcaaaacagataatattATGCCATATGaacacatatacattgtacttgtACTATAAACATTTgtgtgagaaaaaataaattgataggAGATCATGCAGAACATGTTAATGTGACGTATCCACCGAATTCTAGACCGGGAAAcacattttatctattttactATATAGGCGCACAATTATTTTGTACAAGacataatcaatttaaaaagtCGTAAtcattgtgtttttatttttttctaataaacagTATATTCGTTCTTATCGGATAATAGAATACAGTTAGTATGCTATGTAATTCATCTACTATTTCGGGTAGAAAACTTGATTAATATTCTCTGAACAAATCAAGATACTCTTACATTGTCGGCAATGAAAAGGAAGAACaccaaacaaatttaaaaaaaagaaaagaaaaaaagtgattGAGGGAAACAGggttaatgatatatattgaaCAGTGTGTCAATTAATATGTACTGTACCTttcattttagctcacctgagctgaaagagCAAGCTTTtatctgtcgtccgtctgttcgttcgtctgtaaacttttcaaattttcacaactaaacttgacacaaagccttattgggtgaaggggattcaacaatcgcaacttctcaggcctttccggcaagctcggaaaaacacctcgaatgtattaacatcaccggatgttagaattttatacgaAATGGAGCcacttcccattaaaataagtatcggctagacagccttGTATGTAGCTTCTGTGTtctattttagggtatatcgttgactttaatgaagtatagcacacatctcaacagatcgtaaaatgtgttgtatttatatcaagttttataaaaaggggggttgtcaagGACGCGTAGGTAGTACAtttgaggtgtttttccgagcttgtcggaaaggcccgagaagctgCGATTGGGGGATACAAGTTTCTTAAAATGATGGGCAATGTCccctttcaaggggagatagttaagaattattgaaaaattgatgGTACTTTAAGAtattcttcttctcaaaaaccatttggtaagaaaagctcaaacttgtatggaaggtAGGGTTGTgcaacaatggggggggggggggatgtcaAGTTTTAACATAGGATTAAGtacagaaaatgttcaaaaatcttATCAAAGCGCAagtggccagaaaagctgtgacttagtggaagcattctcaggtagtgtagatttaaacttgttcaaatgatgacccctgggggtacgttggggtcacaatgggtgttcaattttttttcaatggaatatactgagaataattttcaaaaatcttcttcccaaacACCAATTGGTTAGGCAAGTTGtgaacttttgtggaagcatcattAGATAGTacagattcaagtttgttcaaatcatgattcccggggtaggatggggccacaatgggagggggtcaatttttttttcaaatgaatactagtatgtagaaaaaaatcttcaaacattttttcccAATTTGCCAGAAAAGTTGTAACTTaagtagaagcatcctcaggtagtataaattcaagttagtatgttcaaatcatgagccatgggggtagagtggggccgCAGTGGGGCGGAGGttaatttttacacagaaaaaaatgattctttaaaGCCCAAATATTAATAACATGCACGCATCTTGAAATTTGTTGATTCTCAGTTGTTTAGATTGTGACCCTGGACAATTCCTATGCCGCAAAAAGTTTAGTGTAGGTTATTATTTATGTGAATATTTAAGTTCTTTCGGAAAACTGTAATACTGAAGatgtgatatgactatgaaCTCATCCAGTTACAAAAGGGGCCCAatgtttaacataggaatatctggagaaaattttgaaaactttttaataCAGGATACTTTTTTCCTACATTAATGTCCTTGATTAAATTAATTGTTGCTGGGGTgaacgatgtggcccatgggcctcttgtttaattttattttgagaaactaaaaatatagataaaataaatatcgtATGTATAATTGATTTGTGTATTTAGAACACTTGCCAACATTTCGATCCGAATGTTAATGTAGACCCCTTTTCTCTATTTGCAAATATCCGTTTCTATCCGACTACAAAATTTCAAGCTGAATTTTACACGGATGAGCTGACGAGACTTTCTGATCATTCCGCCATGTTATGAGATGCAACGATGACTGGGAGGTGTGAAAAGTTCTGTATATGACAGTCAGCTGTGAACTTTTTCATCCTCTTTTAGCTCACACTCCATTATCCAATTAAATCGAATCAATAGTTACCAAGATTTAGTTGTAAATCCCTCTTAAAGTCACCATTTTGCAGCGAGGATGGGTCTGTCAACACCGACAGAAGGTTGAACACGTCAAGCTGGTCAACTGCCTGCCTCTTGTCTCCTGAATTACAGGTATTTAGGTTTGTGAAAGTTAACGCTTTATTCTCTTTTGATGGCGTTTGCTAGCGATACACAACAACAGTGCACAAAGAAAGACATAatcattgataattttattgctGTCGGGAGATACTTTGTTAAGGAAGGCTCGAACTTTGTGTGGCCATACTATTTGATATACCACTCATACATtgacttattttgtttttagttaAAAACATACTGCTGTCAGTATGGTTGACTCGCATTACATTGATTCAATCAGTACTGTTCTAAAATTTATAGCATTTTATCCATGTTGTAAACTGTTATAGAGACGTCATTTCATTTCACAAATAGGATACAGTTTAACAATTACCAAATAAATGGTACTATACTAAAAGgcattattatttaaatcagACGTGACAAGTCAAGAGGTGATCGTTGCTAAACTTGACATTctattttcatgacaaaataattatacattaatATGCTGAATTGCTCACCACTGAATATATAACACTGACAGACATATTTGTTATGATTTGATACTGAAGAATAACGTACCATGAAATAGGCATAAAAATAGGAAATATAATAGTGTCCTGATATCAGTGATGAATAGATGTGTAAATGGTAGAGGAAAAAAACAATGGctgaataaattgttttatcataaatatttcaGTGCCTTTTGCACTAAATGATATTTGTCAGCTAATGCAAGTCCATGATGTACAAGCAAATGTATGATTAGAACAAATACAGTGAGTTCGCAAATGTTAAATTTGGAACCAGCATATCATTCCATTTCCATCAATTGGAGTCCTTATTATTTGGAATGCTGATTATAGAAATAGGAGTATTGCACTTGATGTAACTTTTAAAAGTATGTCTAATGTATCATACATAAATGTTTGTTTAGTACATTGAGCCATTTAGATGTATATATCCTCCAATGACCATAGATGAGCTAAGACAGGTCTAAAGTGTACTTGCAATAGAGATAAAGTCTCTATGAATTGAAACTaaactttataacaattttacagCATAATCCTCCATAAAATTTGTCCCACACTTCATTCCTAATTTAATGAATTGCTTGATATATTTAGTCGATCACCACTGACCAGACTTTTTAATCAtatgttattattaattttatgtattatgttatttttaaaatcagttgaTGCTAAACAGATTTGTCTGTTGACCTGCAATCAATGCACAAATCTTGAATGAGTTCTTAATtctaactttatatatataggcCTCAATATAAAGACTGTTGATATGAAacttacatattttataaaatgatatttgctGTGTCATACCTATCATAGATACCTGAATGCTTGCATATTCATATAACAGTGATGTTGAATGCTGGAATCAAGTGATGCACttccaagatttttttttgctgcAAGAACAGAAATGTTAATATTGCATGTATTAGCCTCAAACTTTTTGATAAATACCTGtccagtacatgtaatattaaaacaaaacattgaatgtTATCTGAACTTAACAATGATTTCTGTAttattgaatatatatcaaCCCTATTTCAGTGCTGCTAATTAGCCACAGTTACAGCATTTTAAGTCACAAAACATTTCAGAATTTGATCAGTAGGTGtattattcaataaaacatGTTCAAACCTAATGTTCTATAAGATTAATACAGTTACTTCTCTATAAAAGTCAAACTACCGGTATTAAAGGAACTCTGACCAAAGAAGCTTATCTGTATAGATTTTATTACTTTGTGTGgtaaaattgaaatgtttttttttctagttcataaatcaaagtaaagaaagatatactagtacatgcaTGTTTGTTGACTTTCTTGAAACAAAATGTAGCCTTTTATGCACCCACTCCCTTAAAAGAAAgttgaataaatttatatacCATGATTTTGCCAGTTGCACTAATTTGCTTGTTTCACTTTGAATGACTTATGCTTGctttattaacattttaggGAATGTTTTTCTGATAGCTATCCAGAGAACAAGAAAAgacagaaaattaaaacaagtcaTGGACGAAGAAGAACGGTATTGACTTTTTCCTCTCTTTTTTCCCCCACTACTTCAGTCTTGTACACAAACTTTGTCATTGTCAAATCACAGATGCTTTGTCAACATATGTTGGTGTTTAATGTAGTTTAAACCCTGTGTTTGTATTGAGTTTTCCTCTGCTCAGGTTGTGTATAGTTAGGTGGTAAATTAAGCGTGTTGTTGAATTAAATGCAGTGTGGGAATGGACAATCACTCAAAGGTAACAGTTTAAATCTGCATGATGACTTCACCACCCACAACAAAtataaacttaaatataaaagtagGTGTTTAGATAAAAATTAAGATTAGGTTTACTGGTGTAGAGAATATCCAATCTGAAGAGATTAGTTCTCTATTGTTATAACTcttttatagatatatttatttgCTTATTGTGTATGTACTGTCAACAGTTAAATAACTTTGAGGAGCAATTAATGATACAGCTCATGGTACCTTGTTTCACAGCGGCCATATTTCTAccataaatatttctaaattgctCAAGCAATGAATGTCAAAACTGGTCTACCTGAGGGAAAGAAACAAGAAACACGCCTTTTAGATCTTGAAAAGACCATTTTGGAAAAACAATTGTACAGTTAAGGTAATGATTATTGTGCTGCTGGAAATTTTACAGAAATTTCTTTTCATGGTTTGATTTTTCAACACACAGCTCCTTTTCTTGACAGAGAAAACAAGATATGGTCTAGCTGCCAATGTTGTACATAGCCTATGGTGGTGATGTTAACAAGTATTTGTCAGAATATGAGCACCAGGCACAAGTAATTTCCCTTTTTAGAGATGCCTTATTCATAAATTATGAGGGATGACATCAGTGCATGCATCAGGCCAAGTCCCGGATCAATAGACACCAAAATCAATAGCTCATTTCAACATGCTGAGGAGAAAAAGCCAATGAAATTGCCATATTGATTATATATAGTACAGGGTTAATCCATATTGAATAATGAAAGGGGTTGTGTCTGGGCTTACTGCTGTTGTTTTTGGTTGTTTCTGACCTGGAGTGTTGTCGTTTGAATGGATTTTACGGCCAAATTTTTGTACTGATGGTTTACATAGGAATTATGCTGAATTCACGAGGGGTAGACACTTGTTGAAGCTGTATTGATAACCCTGAGACCCCTATACAACAATGGACTTAACTAGTTTTGTAGAGGACTTGTATCATGGAGGATTTTTATCCGAGAAACAACAAGTGtccgagattttaaaattctcaaACAAAATGGAGACGGACACCATAAAAGCCTACAGAATGTAAGTTGAGGCCAGGAATTGTAGAGTTTTCACTGGTTTCTGTTCTTTGTTTAGCGAGAAAAGTGTTGAAACCTTGCTAGCATATATTATGATGGGGATGATGTCATCAGATGCTGGGACTGAATGAAACATCCAAgataaattattgttattagTACTTCTTCAACTGCTATAGCAGTTGGGTAATATACTTGTACCAATATACTTGATTAATATGTTTATGCATtctaaaagttgattttattttatttgaaaaattaattgtcCTGGTGGTAGTTGGGATCTTATTTATTAAAGGTAGAGGTTTTTGCTTCTGTCAATGAATACAGTATTCAGGAATATGCTTGCAAAttgttaaaagaagaaaaaaatatctgccATACTAGAGTGTTGTTAGAAAATTGCAATTCATAAGGTTAAGTTGTGTATAGTTTCAATTGTCTTTCATCCAAGATGAGCATCAGCATCAACATATAGCAACTACACTTTTAGTgattaattgatgaaatgtgTCAAGTTAAAAAATTGGTAATACATAATTTACAAGAGTTTTTGTTGACTgttgattgaatttttttttatttgagttgGAAACTTCCCTTATGGAAGTTATTTTAGAAATGATAAGTATGGAAGGTGTGAAGTGGGTTAATACAGTAACATCATTCATATATGCCTGAGTTATATAATTGATTGTATTCCTTAGTGATTTGTTAATGCTAATGTTGGAAACATACTAAAAGAGACTGAGAAGTTGACAGACTGACAGTCTTGATAATACAGCAATAATAAGTGTGGTAAAAATCAATACCACTTTTATTGATGAAGCTTGCTGTAATGCAGTATTTGCATTGTATTTCCTGGTATTGTTTGAAACTCATAAAATGAATTGTCTAGAGAAATATCAATTGCATAGCATGGTTGATAGcattttaagaaatgaaaattattttaatttgatacacATTAACAGAAAATAACTCTGCATGCAATTTTGTAGTGGATCAGTTCTGCAATATAAAACTGCCTCCTGTTACAGGCTGTTGTGCATGTTCGTTGTAATTAAGGAAAGGTATAATTGTGTTTACCTGTTCACCAAAGTCATCAATGGCCAGAATCTGAGCTCTAACACATTCTGATAAGGTTCTAGAAATGTTAGCcacaatattgatttatttacaatgaagCCATTGCAGCCTCTCTGTCTGTAAATCCCCTGTAATGGGGTTTCCTGTgtgcaagatttaaaaaaaaagtttttaagtgTAGTAAGGGCCAATGTATAGATCTATAAATCCATGTATAGAGTAAGGTGAAGTGATCGGACAGGTCCAGCTTACGACATTGACAGGCTATCATTATCGTCAGTGCCTTATGATGGTTAATGACCAATGCTGTTGTGATTGCCTCCACAAAGATGTGTAATGAGAGGCCGTTTCAATGAAATGACATCAAAGAAAGTGTACCCCTTTTGCCAAAGGAAgggaaaaattaatttcaaaggGGAGAATCTGGCCAAGCATTATGCAATGATGCTATGCTCTGTCTGTGTTTTTGGGGGTGAAGTAGTGAACATGAAAGTATGCTGTAATTACTAAAGAGAGATAAACTTGTAGATTTGTTATTTAATTTGATGGAGGGTTGAtagttgtacattttttttaattcatatgacTTTTTTTGTCTTGCAGTAAAAAGATAGAAGAAATTGGAAAGATGACCTCCCTATCTCAAGAGGAGATCATCAGTGGCACAAAGACCATTATACAGGGCCTGGACACGCTGAAGAATGAACACCACCAGATTCTCAATGGATTACTCTCCTCCATGAAGACCATCAAGAAGGAAAATGAGGACACCAACTTGATGGAAGAGAAGACAAACCGCCTCAAGAAGTCTCTGGAAACAATAGAACTAGGTCTCAGTGAAGCACAGGTGAGTGCCCTACAATTCCAAACCTGGAATAGTTGTCCATACTcttgttaataatattttcatttctcttATTTCCATATATCCTTAAAAAAGaactcgattttttttttctgtttcttttaGTCCAGTATCATGattaagttttctttattttttgatgaaaaattaagaCCAAACAGTAATTAACTTGCCCAGTTTAGAATTTCTTAAGTAATTTCACAATAAGAGGTCTATCAGGAGTATAAGGTTACTACCACAAGTGATAATTCATGAGAACAAATGGGGAAACATATTTGATGGAATTTTCAAGCAAGTGCTGGAAGGTTTTGTGTGGTTATTTGAGCAGAGGATTCAGACCATTTTTGATGATAAATCATCATTTGCTGCTTGGTTTTCTACCTAGTGGCACTAAAGTAGATCAAT containing:
- the LOC105340618 gene encoding eukaryotic translation initiation factor 5, yielding MATVNINSEVTDPFYRYKMPRLIAKVEGKGNGIKTVIVNMSEIAKALSRPPTYPTKFFGCELGAQTMFDFKNERFIVNGSHDASKLQQLLDGFIKRFVLCPECSNPETQLTASQKKQTISQRCIACGYTGMIDMRHKLTTFILKNPPDQDPAATPTKQTKKDKKNKKAVNGEKKDDRSSPEANAQEQMAAQRATGGELTAPPVVETSKNEDDDWGEDFSEEAVKKRMEELSDAAKQMAFTDDLEKTQEERLNMFYKFVELKRETFAGGGDKEVVAEAERLEIKDKAPLILVEALFDVKVLTQLKQHRNLLLRFCHENTKAQKYLLGGIEQLVGNVHKEELLPKVPHILKALYDLDIVDEEVLLDWDKKVSKKYVDKKISTEIHEKAAPFINWLKEAEEDDSEEDEEDHVEVVYSNFEKVGQQEVPKPAKAAPPQEEEDEDDDLDIDDI